A window of the Terriglobia bacterium genome harbors these coding sequences:
- the leuC gene encoding 3-isopropylmalate dehydratase large subunit: MPPRTMFDKIWDEHLVVQPQGQPALLYINLHLVHEVTSPQAFDGLRAAGRSVRQPKRTVATVDHNVPTTDRLLPIQDLVAAGQIEALRRNCREFGIPLFDLHSPEQGIVHVIGPELGLTQPGMTIVCGDSHTSTHGAFGAFAFGIGTSEVEHVLATQCLPQNKPHTMKLVVRGELPSGVTAKDLALAMIGRIGTDGATGHVIEYAGPAVQALSMESRMTLCNMSIEAGARAGMVAPDEVTFSYLAGRRFAPRDHDWYQALDYWHTLPSDADAPFDRVVEIDADSLAPFVTWGTSPGMVVPVNGRVPDPDQASTESERQAASHALAYMDLKPGTTMEEIKVDCVFIGSCTNSRLEDLRAAADVVRGYRVHPKVRGLVVPGSQEVKRTAEREGLREVFTAAGFEWREPGCSMCIAMNPDTLAPGERCASTSNRNFEGRQGRGGRTHLVSPAMAAAAAITGHFTDVREWRYKEVEHAAVSRA; the protein is encoded by the coding sequence ATGCCGCCGCGCACCATGTTCGACAAGATCTGGGACGAGCACCTGGTGGTCCAGCCCCAGGGCCAGCCGGCTCTGCTGTACATCAATCTCCACCTGGTGCACGAGGTCACATCGCCGCAGGCCTTCGACGGTTTGCGCGCCGCCGGGCGTTCGGTGCGCCAGCCCAAACGCACGGTCGCGACCGTGGATCACAACGTCCCCACGACCGACCGCCTGCTGCCCATCCAGGACCTTGTCGCCGCGGGCCAGATCGAGGCCCTGCGGCGCAACTGCCGCGAGTTCGGCATCCCGCTCTTCGACCTGCACTCGCCCGAACAGGGCATCGTGCACGTCATCGGGCCGGAGCTGGGGCTGACGCAGCCGGGCATGACCATCGTCTGCGGCGACAGCCACACCAGCACCCACGGCGCCTTCGGCGCGTTCGCCTTCGGCATCGGGACCTCAGAGGTCGAACACGTTTTGGCCACGCAGTGCCTCCCCCAGAACAAGCCGCACACCATGAAGCTCGTGGTGCGCGGCGAGCTTCCCAGCGGCGTGACCGCCAAGGACCTGGCGCTGGCCATGATTGGGCGCATCGGCACCGACGGCGCCACCGGACACGTGATCGAGTACGCTGGGCCCGCCGTGCAGGCGCTGTCCATGGAATCGCGCATGACGCTCTGTAACATGAGCATCGAGGCTGGCGCGCGCGCCGGCATGGTCGCCCCGGACGAGGTCACATTCTCCTACCTCGCCGGCCGCCGCTTCGCTCCCCGCGACCACGACTGGTACCAGGCGTTGGACTACTGGCACACCCTCCCCTCGGACGCCGATGCGCCATTCGATCGCGTGGTGGAGATCGACGCCGATTCGCTGGCGCCGTTTGTCACCTGGGGCACCAGCCCGGGCATGGTGGTTCCGGTCAACGGCCGCGTGCCCGACCCTGACCAGGCGTCGACCGAATCCGAGCGCCAGGCCGCGTCTCACGCTCTTGCCTATATGGACCTGAAGCCCGGCACGACCATGGAAGAGATCAAGGTCGATTGCGTCTTCATCGGGTCCTGCACCAATTCGCGGCTCGAGGACCTGCGCGCCGCGGCGGACGTCGTGCGCGGATATCGCGTGCACCCCAAGGTGCGCGGGCTGGTGGTTCCCGGCTCCCAGGAGGTTAAGCGCACCGCCGAGCGCGAAGGCCTGCGCGAGGTATTCACCGCCGCCGGTTTCGAATGGCGCGAACCCGGCTGCTCCATGTGCATCGCCATGAACCCCGACACCCTCGCCCCGGGCGAGCGCTGCGCTTCCACCAGCAACCGCAACTTCGAGGGACGCCAGGGACGCGGCGGACGCACCCACCTGGTCAGCCCCGCCATGGCCGCCGCCGCCGCCATCACCGGACACTTCACCGACGTGCGCGAATGGCGCTACAAGGAGGTCGAGCATGCAGCCGTTTCGCGTGCATGA
- the leuB gene encoding 3-isopropylmalate dehydrogenase, protein MKLRITVLPGDGIGPEVTREAIRVLRAIAEVQGYEFTFDEKPMGGVAIRQFGTPLPKTTLEACLKSDAVLLGAVGAPEFEMLPPENRPEAGLLALRRALGGFANLRPVVCHPAIADCSPLRPEVVRGADILFVRELLGGIYFGEPRGCDAAGAYNTMRYSEQEIERVARIAFDLARKRRKKLTSVDKANVLETSQLWRKTVARLGRQYPDVSLDHCYVDSCAMRLVTSPTSFDVVLTENLFGDILSDEAAVIAGSLGMLASASIGGAVGIYEPVHGSAPDIAGRGIANPLGAIASAAMLLRHSAGLPEDAAAIEYAIEGVLDAGYRTPDLRRNGSKFNIKTADMGKVVEHSVVQELERQHAYHAV, encoded by the coding sequence ATGAAGCTGAGGATCACTGTCCTTCCCGGAGACGGCATTGGGCCCGAAGTGACGCGAGAGGCGATTCGCGTGCTGCGCGCCATCGCCGAAGTGCAGGGCTACGAATTTACATTCGACGAGAAGCCGATGGGCGGCGTCGCCATCCGCCAGTTCGGCACCCCCTTGCCCAAGACCACGCTGGAAGCGTGCCTGAAGAGCGACGCGGTTTTGCTGGGGGCCGTGGGCGCGCCGGAATTTGAGATGCTCCCGCCGGAAAATCGCCCCGAAGCCGGGCTGCTGGCGCTGCGCCGCGCGCTCGGCGGCTTCGCCAACCTGCGTCCGGTGGTCTGCCACCCCGCGATCGCCGATTGCTCGCCTCTGCGGCCGGAAGTCGTCCGCGGCGCCGACATCCTCTTCGTTCGCGAGCTGCTGGGCGGGATCTATTTCGGCGAGCCCCGTGGCTGCGATGCCGCGGGCGCCTACAACACCATGCGCTACTCCGAGCAGGAGATCGAGCGCGTCGCGCGCATCGCTTTCGACCTGGCCCGCAAGCGGCGCAAAAAGCTCACCTCGGTGGACAAAGCCAACGTGCTGGAAACCTCGCAACTCTGGCGCAAGACAGTCGCGCGCCTAGGCCGCCAGTATCCCGACGTATCGCTGGATCACTGCTACGTGGACTCCTGCGCCATGCGCCTGGTCACCAGTCCCACCAGTTTTGACGTAGTGCTGACCGAAAACCTGTTCGGCGACATCCTGTCGGACGAAGCCGCTGTCATCGCCGGGTCGCTGGGCATGCTGGCCTCGGCGAGCATCGGCGGCGCGGTGGGCATCTACGAACCCGTGCACGGTTCCGCCCCCGACATCGCGGGACGCGGCATCGCCAACCCCCTGGGCGCTATCGCCTCCGCCGCCATGCTCCTGCGCCACAGCGCAGGCCTGCCGGAGGACGCTGCGGCCATCGAGTACGCCATCGAGGGGGTCCTGGATGCGGGTTACCGCACCCCTGACCTGCGGCGCAACGGATCCAAATTCAACATCAAGACCGCCGACATGGGCAAAGTGGTAGAACACTCCGTGGTCCAGGAACTGGAACGGCAACACGCCTACCACGCCGTCTAG
- a CDS encoding 2-isopropylmalate synthase yields the protein MERITIFDTTLRDGEQSPGCSMNLAEKLSLARQLERLGVDVIEAGFPIASDGDFEAVQAVAREVRGPRVAGLARATRADIERAWEAVRHAARPRIHVFLATSDIHLHYKLRITREQALKMAAENVAFARSLCDDVEFSPEDATRTDIEFLCAVAEAVAAAGAGTFNVPDTVGFTIPQEMSHIIERVRQRSGGMTISVHCHNDLGLAVANSLAAIAAGARQLECTINGIGERAGNASLEELVMALSVRRDAMPYATGVRTEQLYPTSQLLTEITGVAVQPNKAIVGRNAFAHEAGIHQDGVIKNPLTYEIMTPQSVGVPDSKLVLGKHSGRHALALRCAQLGYEFPRRDLDRVYKRFIALADRIKTVEDRHLLTIIREEMPKDAGGATQGGLAGAIGAA from the coding sequence GTGGAACGGATCACGATCTTCGACACCACCCTGCGCGATGGAGAGCAGTCACCCGGTTGCAGCATGAACCTGGCGGAGAAGCTTTCCCTGGCGCGGCAGCTGGAGCGTCTGGGCGTCGATGTGATCGAGGCCGGCTTCCCTATCGCTTCCGACGGCGATTTCGAGGCTGTGCAGGCGGTGGCGCGCGAGGTACGCGGGCCGCGAGTAGCCGGGCTGGCGCGCGCCACCCGCGCCGACATCGAGCGCGCCTGGGAGGCGGTGCGGCATGCCGCCCGGCCCCGTATCCATGTCTTCCTCGCCACTTCCGATATCCACCTCCATTACAAGCTGCGGATCACGCGTGAGCAGGCGCTCAAGATGGCAGCGGAGAACGTCGCGTTCGCCCGCTCGCTGTGCGACGACGTCGAATTCTCCCCAGAGGACGCGACCCGCACGGACATCGAATTCCTCTGCGCGGTGGCCGAGGCGGTGGCCGCCGCGGGCGCCGGCACCTTCAACGTCCCCGATACCGTGGGCTTCACCATCCCGCAGGAGATGTCGCACATCATCGAGCGAGTACGTCAGCGCTCCGGCGGCATGACCATCTCCGTCCATTGCCACAATGACCTCGGGCTGGCGGTCGCCAACTCACTGGCAGCCATCGCGGCCGGGGCGCGCCAGCTGGAATGCACCATCAACGGGATCGGGGAGCGCGCCGGCAACGCGTCGCTCGAGGAGCTGGTGATGGCGCTCTCCGTGCGCCGCGATGCCATGCCCTACGCGACCGGGGTCCGCACCGAACAGCTCTATCCCACCAGCCAGCTGCTGACCGAGATCACCGGCGTGGCGGTGCAGCCCAACAAGGCGATCGTGGGACGGAATGCATTTGCGCACGAAGCCGGCATCCACCAGGACGGCGTGATCAAGAACCCGCTGACCTACGAGATCATGACGCCGCAGTCGGTCGGCGTGCCCGACAGCAAGCTGGTACTGGGCAAGCATTCCGGCCGCCACGCGCTCGCGCTGCGCTGCGCCCAGCTTGGCTACGAGTTCCCGCGCCGTGACCTGGACCGCGTCTACAAGCGCTTTATCGCCCTCGCCGACCGCATCAAGACGGTCGAAGACCGGCACTTGCTCACCATCATCCGCGAGGAGATGCCGAAGGATGCGGGCGGCGCGACCCAGGGCGGGCTGGCCGGCGCCATCGGAGCGGCGTAG
- a CDS encoding LysR family transcriptional regulator: MDLFQLETFLMVAREGSFSRAAKKLFRTQPAVSQAVRKLEEDVGEPLFDRSSREGLLTDAGRVLHDYAQRLLNMRTEALGALEEMRQLQAGKLSIAANEFTCLYLLPVLNEFRRLHPLVKITIQRSLASRIPGELLSHNAELGVLTFRPEDPLLRSIIVYRDELAFVVPRNHPLASAKQVTIRQLGAEYFVAHNVPSPYRDKVLETFRKRRVPLHMPVELPTIEAIKKYVAMGNGVALIPLICVEPELARGDLVRVPARELTFDRKMRLVYRKHASLSHAAQAFLKVAESFAAHRKERYLFQRER, encoded by the coding sequence ATGGACCTCTTTCAACTGGAAACATTCCTCATGGTGGCGCGCGAGGGCAGCTTCTCCCGCGCCGCCAAGAAGCTGTTCCGCACCCAACCGGCGGTCAGCCAGGCGGTGCGCAAGCTGGAGGAGGATGTCGGCGAGCCGCTCTTCGACCGATCCTCGCGCGAAGGGCTCTTGACCGACGCCGGGCGCGTCCTGCACGACTACGCGCAAAGGCTGCTCAACATGCGCACCGAGGCGCTGGGCGCGCTGGAAGAGATGCGTCAGCTCCAGGCGGGCAAGCTTTCCATCGCCGCCAACGAGTTCACCTGCCTCTACCTGCTGCCGGTGTTGAACGAGTTCCGCCGTCTCCACCCGCTGGTGAAGATCACCATCCAGCGATCGCTCGCCAGCCGCATTCCCGGGGAGCTGCTCAGCCATAACGCCGAGCTGGGTGTGCTGACCTTTCGACCCGAAGATCCGCTGCTGCGATCGATCATCGTGTACCGCGACGAGCTGGCGTTCGTCGTGCCGCGAAACCACCCGCTGGCCTCCGCCAAGCAGGTCACCATCCGCCAGCTGGGAGCGGAGTACTTCGTGGCTCACAACGTGCCGTCGCCCTACCGCGACAAAGTGCTGGAGACGTTCCGCAAGCGGCGGGTGCCATTGCACATGCCGGTGGAGCTCCCGACCATCGAGGCGATCAAGAAGTACGTGGCCATGGGAAACGGCGTGGCGCTGATCCCGCTGATCTGCGTGGAACCGGAGCTGGCGCGCGGCGACTTGGTGCGAGTGCCGGCGCGCGAGCTGACATTCGACCGCAAGATGCGCCTGGTGTACCGCAAGCACGCCAGCCTGTCGCACGCGGCGCAAGCCTTCCTGAAGGTGGCGGAGTCGTTCGCCGCCCATCGCAAGGAGCGGTACCTGTTCCAGCGGGAACGCTGA
- a CDS encoding DUF5666 domain-containing protein, with amino-acid sequence MRLAIILLLATALATAAQAPESGPPPQRPGGPGQGRGEGRTPGVGGSITAIADDALTLKTFDGRAITVKLNDKTRFRKDRQDAKLGDFKVGDTVMVRGEATGEDTFVASGVMSRTGGGFTGSPQQLREALGKQIIIGEIKSIDGLKLTIARVDGETQTIAVDENTSFRKQGESVTLADLKPGDHVFGRGQLKDGVFVPAVLNVGQPGGMRGRPPQGPGPEQR; translated from the coding sequence ATGCGTCTTGCCATCATTCTCCTTCTTGCCACCGCCCTCGCCACGGCGGCCCAGGCTCCGGAATCCGGTCCACCGCCGCAGCGCCCGGGCGGGCCGGGGCAAGGCCGCGGAGAAGGCCGCACGCCGGGCGTCGGCGGAAGCATCACCGCCATCGCCGACGACGCGCTCACGCTGAAGACCTTTGACGGCCGCGCGATCACCGTCAAGCTGAACGACAAGACCCGCTTCCGCAAGGACCGGCAGGATGCCAAGCTCGGCGACTTCAAGGTGGGCGACACGGTCATGGTGCGCGGCGAGGCGACGGGCGAGGATACCTTCGTCGCCTCCGGCGTCATGAGCCGGACCGGCGGGGGATTCACCGGCTCCCCACAGCAGCTTCGCGAAGCCCTCGGCAAGCAGATCATCATCGGCGAGATCAAGTCGATCGACGGTCTGAAGCTCACCATTGCGCGCGTTGACGGCGAGACCCAGACCATCGCCGTGGACGAGAACACGTCGTTCCGCAAGCAGGGAGAGAGCGTGACGCTGGCCGACCTGAAGCCCGGCGACCACGTCTTCGGCCGCGGACAGCTCAAGGACGGGGTGTTTGTCCCTGCCGTGCTGAACGTCGGCCAGCCCGGGGGGATGCGCGGGCGGCCACCGCAGGGGCCCGGACCCGAGCAACGTTAA
- a CDS encoding TonB-dependent receptor, with translation MKRQSQLCRAVLHLLVWWAVLSSAASFAQQAAGGGEINGVVKSGGQPLPGVTVSAANTLTGQKAVTSTDVDGSYSLHVPANGRYVLRAQLTAFAPATQEAVINATTTSARIDFEMALASRARQPGEDTLEQAAAATLSGRGFQSLDVTRSEAAGAEQNGSADQVVPQGMPVPGMAPDAATESVAVTGNANPNDFSAMSSDEIQRRVQEYRDQQRGGLGGPPGGPGGPGGPGGGGPFIMAGGRGRGRFDFNKPHGMVYYSVGDAAFDAAPYDLKGVAPEQPGYMQNRFGASLGGPLNIPHIYKGGSKTFFFLNFNGSRGENPYDTFSTVPTADERNGIFSNSFSASHLATQTIVDTLNGRPGCAAAIAGQNSVPIAVGSPLGATHGPNGNLIAPGLFTNLATDPNGVNSQIPSACMDPAAVSLLNFIPASTLPGDVQNFHYSTSATNNTNDLNFRLMHALGGAKLGPRRGGPRNNISVGFHYHSSDSNLTNPFPTVGGTTSTRSFDVPVTYVRTFGKLTNFFRFDFNRNRISTQNLYANVTDVAGNAGITGISQNPFDWGLPNIALTNFQGLTDINPLLRRDQTFTIGDTMSLVRGKHTLRWGGDFRRIQLNTQTDSNARGSFTFTGLNTGFDFGDFLLGLAQQTTLQFGANNYHFRGNSWDLFAQDEWRLRGNLTLNLGLRYEYVSPLTEISGQIVNLDAAPGFTAVAPVLPGQVGKYTGVFPQTLVQPDRNNFAPRLGIAWKPFSKTVVRAGYGINYNTGQYGSIVQNLAFQPPFSNTQNNLQSATQTLTLENGFPAPPPSTITNSYGVDRNYRLGYVQIWNLDIQRELRSDLILNIDYTGTKGSHLDIVDDPNRTATGLLIPNANPFLWEMSEGSSVAHAGSVRLRKRLRQGISIGGTYTYSKSIDNASSIGGGQTVVAQDAFNLAAERGLSSFDQPHRFTADYLWELPFGHDKRWLSHPGALRGAFGDWQWSGNWTIASGTPFTVRVLGDPTDVNRGSNGSLRASLTGLPIGLPDQSLLEWFNTAAFTTPPAGQFGDAGRNIVRGPGSTLFNMALTKTFPLGDTRMLEVRAQANNVFNTPQFTTIDTLVGTPQFGRVTAVGSMRKLQILGRFRF, from the coding sequence ATGAAGCGCCAGTCACAGCTATGCCGCGCCGTCCTGCACCTCCTTGTGTGGTGGGCCGTGCTGTCGTCCGCCGCAAGCTTCGCGCAGCAGGCTGCGGGGGGCGGGGAGATCAACGGAGTGGTGAAGTCGGGCGGCCAGCCTCTGCCGGGAGTTACGGTGTCGGCGGCGAACACGCTCACCGGGCAGAAGGCGGTGACCTCCACCGACGTGGACGGCAGTTACAGCCTGCATGTGCCGGCGAACGGCCGCTACGTGTTGCGCGCACAGCTGACCGCATTCGCACCGGCCACCCAGGAGGCGGTGATCAACGCCACTACCACCAGCGCGAGAATCGATTTCGAGATGGCGCTGGCATCGCGCGCGCGCCAGCCGGGAGAAGACACGCTCGAGCAGGCGGCGGCCGCGACGCTCTCAGGCCGCGGGTTCCAGAGCCTCGATGTGACCCGGAGCGAAGCCGCCGGGGCGGAGCAGAACGGAAGCGCGGACCAGGTCGTGCCCCAGGGTATGCCGGTGCCGGGCATGGCGCCGGACGCGGCGACAGAGTCCGTCGCCGTGACCGGCAACGCCAATCCCAACGATTTCAGCGCCATGAGCAGCGACGAGATCCAGAGGCGCGTGCAGGAATATCGCGATCAGCAGCGAGGTGGACTCGGCGGACCCCCCGGCGGTCCGGGAGGTCCGGGTGGTCCCGGCGGGGGAGGACCCTTCATCATGGCGGGCGGGCGAGGGCGAGGCCGCTTCGATTTCAACAAGCCGCATGGAATGGTCTATTACAGCGTCGGCGACGCGGCCTTTGATGCCGCGCCATACGATCTGAAGGGTGTCGCGCCCGAACAGCCAGGCTACATGCAGAACCGCTTCGGGGCGAGCCTCGGCGGGCCACTGAATATCCCGCACATCTATAAAGGCGGCTCCAAGACATTCTTCTTCCTCAACTTCAACGGTTCGCGCGGAGAGAATCCCTATGACACTTTCTCCACCGTGCCCACGGCGGACGAGCGCAACGGTATCTTTTCCAATTCCTTCTCCGCCAGCCACCTCGCGACCCAGACAATCGTCGATACTCTCAACGGCCGCCCGGGCTGCGCGGCGGCGATCGCCGGCCAGAACAGTGTGCCCATCGCAGTCGGGAGCCCGTTGGGTGCGACGCACGGCCCGAATGGGAACCTGATCGCACCCGGCCTATTCACGAACCTGGCGACGGATCCGAACGGTGTGAACAGCCAGATCCCGTCGGCCTGCATGGACCCGGCGGCGGTGAGCCTGCTGAACTTCATCCCTGCATCAACCCTGCCGGGCGACGTGCAGAACTTCCACTACTCGACCTCGGCCACCAACAACACCAATGACCTTAACTTCCGGTTGATGCATGCGTTGGGTGGGGCTAAGCTGGGCCCGCGGCGCGGGGGGCCGCGCAACAATATCTCGGTCGGCTTCCACTACCACTCCAGCGACAGCAATCTGACCAACCCGTTCCCCACCGTCGGCGGCACCACCAGCACGCGCTCGTTCGACGTGCCGGTGACGTATGTGCGCACCTTCGGCAAGCTCACCAACTTCTTCCGGTTCGACTTTAACCGCAACCGGATCTCCACCCAAAACCTTTACGCGAACGTTACGGATGTAGCCGGCAATGCTGGCATCACGGGCATTTCGCAGAACCCGTTCGACTGGGGCCTGCCCAATATCGCGCTCACGAATTTCCAGGGGCTCACCGACATCAACCCGCTGCTGCGGCGCGACCAGACGTTCACTATCGGCGACACCATGAGCCTGGTCCGCGGCAAGCACACGTTGCGCTGGGGCGGCGACTTCCGGCGCATCCAGCTCAACACTCAGACCGACAGCAACGCCCGGGGCAGCTTCACCTTCACGGGGCTGAACACCGGCTTTGATTTCGGCGATTTCCTGCTGGGCCTGGCGCAGCAGACCACGCTGCAGTTCGGCGCCAACAACTACCACTTCCGGGGAAATTCCTGGGACCTGTTCGCGCAGGACGAATGGCGCCTGCGCGGCAATCTGACCCTGAACCTGGGCTTGCGCTATGAATATGTCTCGCCGCTGACGGAGATCAGCGGGCAGATCGTCAATCTCGATGCCGCGCCGGGGTTCACCGCGGTCGCGCCGGTGCTGCCTGGACAAGTAGGCAAGTACACAGGCGTGTTTCCGCAGACGCTGGTCCAGCCCGACCGCAACAATTTCGCGCCGCGCCTGGGAATCGCCTGGAAGCCGTTCTCCAAGACGGTGGTGCGCGCCGGATACGGAATCAACTACAACACCGGGCAGTACGGCTCCATCGTGCAAAACCTCGCCTTCCAGCCCCCGTTCTCCAACACGCAGAACAATCTGCAGTCGGCGACGCAGACGCTCACTCTGGAGAATGGCTTTCCCGCGCCGCCGCCCTCGACCATCACCAACAGCTACGGCGTGGACCGCAACTACCGATTGGGATACGTCCAGATCTGGAACCTGGACATCCAGCGCGAACTTCGTTCCGACCTGATCCTGAACATCGATTACACGGGCACGAAGGGCTCGCACCTCGACATCGTCGACGATCCAAACCGCACGGCGACGGGACTGCTGATCCCGAACGCGAACCCGTTCTTGTGGGAGATGTCCGAGGGCAGCTCCGTGGCGCACGCGGGGAGCGTCCGGCTGAGGAAGCGGTTGCGGCAGGGGATCTCGATCGGCGGCACGTACACCTACTCCAAGTCCATCGATAACGCGTCGAGCATCGGAGGCGGGCAAACGGTGGTGGCGCAGGACGCCTTCAACCTCGCCGCGGAACGGGGCCTCTCCAGCTTCGACCAGCCGCACAGGTTCACCGCCGACTATTTGTGGGAGCTGCCCTTCGGGCACGACAAGCGCTGGCTGTCGCATCCCGGCGCGCTGCGCGGCGCCTTCGGCGACTGGCAGTGGAGCGGCAACTGGACCATCGCATCCGGGACACCGTTCACGGTGCGCGTGCTGGGCGACCCTACCGATGTCAACCGCGGCAGTAACGGTTCGCTGCGCGCAAGTTTGACCGGCCTGCCAATCGGCCTGCCCGACCAAAGTCTCCTGGAGTGGTTCAATACTGCCGCATTCACCACACCGCCGGCGGGCCAGTTCGGAGATGCCGGGCGGAATATCGTCCGCGGCCCCGGAAGCACCCTGTTCAACATGGCGCTGACCAAAACCTTCCCCCTTGGCGACACCCGTATGCTCGAAGTGCGTGCGCAGGCCAATAACGTCTTCAACACGCCACAGTTCACCACCATCGACACCCTCGTGGGCACGCCGCAATTCGGGCGCGTGACCGCAGTGGGGTCCATGCGCAAGCTCCAGATCCTCGGGCGGTTCCGATTCTGA
- a CDS encoding VWA domain-containing protein, whose protein sequence is MKHNPVDRLVSIVLCAVLISSSAPAQGPQEAPYTIKARAELVLVNVTVRDKKGTLVRDLTPGDFTVLEDAKQQKIASFDIEDTDIAPAPEVPQAAVLKETRPKPAAPAKPEPARPPELRNRRLIVLFFDLSAMQPEEIDRAVKAAENYLDKQMAPADLVAVASLSSSLDINQDFTTDRAQLHKALTGMSSTSGEGFAEGSTGGTEATADTGQPFTPDDTEYNIFNTDRRLQALRSLAGMLGGLEQKKSVIYFSSGMNRTGIENQSQLRAAINAAVKANVALYTMDIRGLEAMVPGGSAEQASLRGVAPYSGRATLNQYDSNFATQETLVTLAGDTGGRALLDTNDFGQVFTRVQQDTSVYYVLGYHSSNPERDGRFRKLTVRVNRPDVKLEYRRGYYAPADFKHSTKDERERQLDEELASDLPNTDLPVYLSAAYFRLEEEKYFVPISVVVPGSAIPFVRSSDKDRATLDVAGVALDEQKRPMAQVRDTVKLAVEGERQVRRKNVQYDTGFVLPSGKFHLKFVVRENQNGTMGSFEADINVPKLKTVPFRMSSVVMAGQVQSSPKARGQNPLVKDGQELVPSVTHVFSSGQHLYLYYEVYDPAHAADAKPAANAQPAAKQAKNAINILTSVAFFQGKVKTYETPVVRAQELNVPDRHAAAFRLDVPLAQLKPGFYTCQVNVIDDAAGRFVFPRLALLVRGEPPPARP, encoded by the coding sequence ATGAAACACAATCCGGTCGATCGTCTGGTCAGCATCGTGCTCTGCGCAGTGCTGATTTCGTCGAGCGCCCCAGCGCAAGGTCCGCAGGAGGCGCCGTATACCATCAAGGCGCGCGCGGAACTCGTGCTGGTCAACGTCACCGTCCGCGATAAGAAAGGAACTCTTGTCCGCGATCTCACCCCCGGCGACTTCACCGTGCTTGAAGACGCCAAGCAGCAGAAGATCGCCTCGTTCGACATCGAGGACACGGACATCGCGCCTGCGCCCGAGGTCCCTCAGGCGGCCGTGCTGAAAGAGACAAGGCCGAAACCTGCTGCGCCGGCAAAGCCCGAGCCTGCAAGACCGCCCGAGCTTCGCAATCGGAGGCTCATCGTCCTGTTCTTCGACTTGAGCGCGATGCAACCGGAGGAGATCGATCGCGCGGTCAAAGCCGCGGAGAACTATCTCGACAAGCAGATGGCGCCCGCCGACCTGGTGGCAGTGGCCTCGCTCAGCAGCTCGCTGGACATCAACCAGGACTTCACCACGGACCGTGCGCAGTTGCACAAGGCGCTCACGGGGATGAGCTCCACCTCGGGAGAGGGCTTCGCCGAAGGCTCGACCGGCGGAACGGAAGCCACGGCGGATACGGGGCAGCCCTTCACCCCGGACGACACGGAATACAACATCTTCAATACCGATCGCCGCCTCCAGGCACTGCGTTCGCTCGCCGGGATGCTGGGCGGGCTCGAGCAGAAAAAATCTGTTATCTACTTTTCCAGCGGCATGAACCGCACCGGCATCGAAAACCAGTCGCAGCTCCGTGCCGCGATCAACGCGGCGGTGAAGGCCAACGTCGCGCTCTACACCATGGACATCCGCGGTCTGGAGGCGATGGTGCCCGGCGGCAGCGCGGAGCAGGCCAGCCTGCGCGGCGTGGCACCCTACTCCGGCCGGGCCACGCTGAATCAGTACGACTCCAACTTCGCGACCCAGGAGACGCTGGTGACGCTGGCCGGCGACACCGGTGGCCGCGCCCTGCTCGACACCAACGACTTCGGCCAGGTCTTCACGCGCGTGCAGCAGGACACGAGCGTGTACTACGTGCTCGGCTACCACAGCAGCAATCCGGAGCGTGACGGCCGTTTCCGCAAGCTCACGGTGCGGGTGAACCGCCCGGATGTGAAGCTGGAATACCGCCGCGGGTACTATGCGCCGGCGGACTTCAAGCACTCAACCAAGGATGAACGCGAACGCCAACTCGACGAGGAACTGGCCTCCGACCTGCCCAATACCGATCTGCCGGTCTATCTCTCCGCCGCCTACTTCCGGCTCGAGGAAGAGAAGTACTTCGTACCGATCTCGGTGGTGGTGCCGGGAAGCGCCATCCCCTTCGTGCGCTCCAGCGACAAGGACCGCGCGACTTTGGATGTGGCCGGCGTCGCGCTCGACGAGCAGAAGCGGCCCATGGCGCAGGTCCGCGACACGGTCAAGCTCGCAGTCGAGGGTGAGAGGCAGGTCCGCCGCAAGAACGTACAGTACGACACCGGCTTCGTGCTGCCCTCGGGAAAGTTCCACCTGAAGTTCGTCGTGCGCGAGAATCAGAACGGCACCATGGGTTCGTTCGAGGCGGACATCAACGTACCGAAGCTGAAGACCGTGCCGTTCCGCATGAGCTCGGTGGTGATGGCCGGCCAGGTGCAGTCTTCGCCCAAGGCCCGGGGTCAAAACCCGCTGGTGAAGGACGGCCAGGAGCTCGTGCCCAGCGTCACGCACGTGTTCTCTTCGGGACAGCACCTGTACCTCTACTACGAGGTGTACGATCCTGCGCACGCGGCGGACGCAAAACCCGCGGCGAACGCGCAGCCCGCAGCGAAGCAGGCCAAGAATGCCATCAACATCCTGACCAGCGTGGCGTTCTTCCAGGGCAAGGTGAAGACCTATGAGACGCCCGTGGTGCGTGCGCAAGAGCTGAATGTCCCTGACCGGCACGCCGCGGCCTTCCGGCTCGATGTGCCGCTGGCGCAGCTCAAGCCCGGCTTCTACACCTGCCAGGTCAACGTGATCGACGACGCCGCGGGACGCTTTGTGTTCCCGCGGCTGGCGCTGCTGGTGCGCGGCGAGCCCCCTCCGGCCCGGCCCTGA